Part of the Sander lucioperca isolate FBNREF2018 chromosome 1, SLUC_FBN_1.2, whole genome shotgun sequence genome is shown below.
GCAGACATATCTCAATTTAAAATCTTCTGTTTTACATACTATGAGGGAATTAATCTATTAGGTCATTTCAAAGGTGCAGGAgcaagctaaacagtgtaacTGTCAGTGTTGGGGGTTATGGGTTAATACGGTCCATGGCGTTTTGGACGGCCAGTGAAAGACATGGAAATGAAGTGACACCCATGGAGATACAGCAGCCTGCTGGGCTgccatgtctctctgtcagtgcCAGCAACGGACGATAGAAAAAGGGAAGAAACAGTCGATTTGTTCTCCTCTCTCGCTCCCCTCCCTTCTCTCTTTGTCTGGGTTTTATCTGGCCAACGGGGGGCTGCATGCAGACTGGTGCAGGGCTTCTTTGAAGCCCGAGAagcactgtatatgtgtgtgtgtgtgtgtgtgtgtgtgtgtgtgtatgagctcGTCTTAATTCTGCTGGAGAGTTCAGTTATCATTCCTCAGCAGGGCCTTGCGATGCCCTCAGGCCATCTCTCTTTCCacctctgttttctctctatTCTTACTTTCTCTACACACAAACAAGAGAACAGGAGTGACTTCTTCAGCACTTACATGAGAGAAAGGGGAGCAGGCATGATCTCCGAGTAGGTAGCAAACAGATATTCACAGTCTGATTGAACCAGCTCATCAAACAGCCCCTCAGTCACTGTCTCGGTTTCATTAAGATTTGTAAATGTCATATGAATCCCTggagtcagtcacacacacacacacacacacacacacacacacacacacacacacacacacacacacacacacacagacatgcaggcacacacacacataaaattcATGCACACAAGCAATGTAGATGTGCAAGCATGtacatcacacatacacagataaaTATCTAAGAAGGCCTCGAGGAAACCAGCATCAAAAGCTTTCAAGATGGGTTTCTTGcatattttctgtttctttacATGTCATTTTACCCCTCCCTAACTGACCTGTTTTCACCAATAGGTGCCGGTGCTGCAGCCCATGGACTTGATGGTTGAGGCTACAGCCAGGCGTGTATTCAGCAATGCCCACACCTACCACATCAACTCCATCTCTGTCAACTCGGACCTTCAGACGTACATCTCCACCGACGACCTCAGGGTGAACCTGTGGAACCTGGAGATCACCGATCGTAGCTTCAGTATCCTCTCACTCGGGTCTTCTATGTTTAGGAACTAAAGATTTGGGGAAAAAGGGGGGTGAAAAGTACCATGTTATTCAAATCTGTTTGTTAAGAAAACGTGACACTATTTTTCAGAGCTAAAATTGAGGGCCTTGGCCTTCACACTGTTACAGTAGCTGCCTTAAAGTTGTGGTCGTTCCTTAGCGCCTGTCCCTCAGACATTGTGGACATCAAGCCAGCCAACATGGAGGAGTTGACGGAGGTGATCACTTCAGCAGAGTTCCATCCCCAGCAGTGTCACACCTTTGCCTACAGCAGCAGCAAGGGCTCAATACGCCTCTGTGATATGAGAGAGGCTGCGCTCTGCGACAAACACTGCAAATGTGAGTACAAGTAGAGTGCTGGAAAGAGCCAACCGTTAACTATTAGGCTATTTTTATTCCATGGTGCTTCATTGGGTTTATTGGTTTATCAGTAGTAGCAGGACTAAAGTCATGAGTCAAATTCCACCATTATTTTATGACTCGCCACCAAAAATGCTGTAAAACTCTAGCAGGATAATTCTTTACTTATTAATTTACGGTTTTATATTCTGTAATTTGTATGCTCCTATTCTACCAAGCATCTCTGTAGCAAGCTACTTCATTACATGACCCTTGCTGGGATAAATAGTTGCATTGAATAGAATTGAAATGAAACACTGAATCCCTTTATTTAGTTTAACTGATTATTTACTCTCTTGAAACAGTccaatttaaaggtgctgtaggtaggattgcgaagatccaggacctaaccaaaaaatttgaacattgacaacttctcagtccctcccccctttccgctaaagcccaagatggtctcctaagcctctccccccacaagggagaatgaatgcatgtgcatgagcagccccccccccccccccggccctgattggtgcatctgaacagggagcggtggatttttgcaaatctcactacaggctgtaggtggtgccagaggagccagataattttttttaatgacctgcttcatgtagttctactggaacatagggtcagtttcagcaaatatgacagaaagttagttttataagccttacctactgcacctttaaatattAGTCTAAAAGACATTAGAGCCAGTTTTGAAACACCCACTGTGTGTAATTTGAGTTTTATTGTAGAATCCAAGCTATTTTTAATGTGCATCAAAACCCCCAAATTcccagaaagaaaagagaacatGACCACAGTGTCCTCAGTCaatacgtttacatgcacaccaatattctactattattccgaatatgacaatattccgaatttgatacaggtcatgtaaacagcatattccagttggatattccgaataaggcctttttccgaatatagcattttccaatTAAGACATGTTGGACATcccggtattattcaggttttagaggcattctttggacatgtatacttTGGACATGGTTTTCACCgcaggcttatggtcagctctgtgcgttgctatggtttctgtacacaaaccaaccagccaatagtttgcaaggctggagacccgataagaaggagaacaGGTTTTTGGAAACATCGCTACgctgaccttttcaagaagctggttgaaggaatgaaagagggacgctgtgttcgcacggtccaacaagtccgccgcTGCTGgttaactttgaaaaaaatcctgttttgcacggctacatgtaaacgggaatattagtggaatactcACTtccattagccatgtaaacagcttagtcggaatatcgtctttttcggaattagGGCAAAAACGTACTGAATGAAGCTCAGTAGTAGCATTATCAGTATGCTTCAAAGCTTGAGAGTACTGAAGGTTCATCTACATTCTTAaatacatgacagcatcagaaTGGTGGAACTGGGAGAACAGGACAGATATACATACAACATGGTAGCACCATGGTTGCAAATTCACACTGAATGTTTGTGCTTCAGCTCCACCTTTGTCTGGCTGTGACATGCAGTCTTCCCCCTGCTCAATATGCCAGGATTGATAACTCATCAATAATACTCGCTGTGTGTTTCAAACAATAAGCAGCCTTCTCTAAAGCCTAACATCACATGCATTCGCTTTGttcaaatgaatgaataatgaataCATTGACATTTTCGCTGCAAAATCAATGGCTTAAGAGCAATCGCATTAGTCCCTCATGGACACACCTTGTTGTTCAATAATGTCAGTCATTTCCTCAGACATATTGATGTGTTTCCCGGACCATGCACTAACAAGGCCTGTTGAATTTCGCATGATCATTTATTGGAGGACAATATaagtcatttaaaatgtttggatTTAggtgtaaatttaaagttgtgatTTTCACAGCTGTTTGATATTGACATGAACGTGCCattacttcacacacacacacacacacacacacacacacacgcacacacacacacacacacacacacagagcaggcaGGTGTTCTTGTTAGCCTCGGGACAGGTCTGTTGATACTGACCTACTATCACTGCGTGAGCGGTGTATGGCTCATAGCGATGTATAATGCCCTCCCTcccacgcatacacacacagctcctccatcctcacacacacacacacacacacacacacacacacacacacttcctgaaCCTTCTACATAAAAAGGCAAACAATcgggtgcccagatagctcagttggtagagcgggcgcccatatatagaggtttactcctcgacgcagtgggcctgggttcgactatgacctgcggccctttgctgcatgtcattccccctctctctcccctttcatttcttcagctgtcctgtcaataaaggcctaaaaatgccccaaaaagtatcttaaaaaaaaggcaaacaatTATACCATATCCCTTCCTGTACCTGTAAATCTAGGAGGCTGCTGGTATCAGCCAGCGTTAGAttgaggatggatggatggcggGATAGGGGAGGATTGCCAAAGTGCTAAGccccaggacagagagaaagagggaccAAACTCCCCAGGGACCCTATTATACACCTCTGGAGTGGGGCGGGAGGGAGggcagggacacacacacatgcatatatacatgcacatattgcACACACCCACTTATACACAAACACTTattcactgacacacacacacaaatccagcAGAGCCCAAATGGGCCCAGCACTTTGAcattgatttgtttttcttatGCCTTCCTCATCCCCCCATTTTTTCATCTCTCACGCCGCATCCCTTGTTAGACTCCCCATTGACACATCACAGAGCTATTCTCCAGGCCTCAgctgaggaggaggggaggggaggggagggggggaatGGTGGGGGCATTTTTGGAGCgatggagaggagagaggggaggaaaagaggaggaggaacaaTAACTTGACAGCTAACGATGGTATGCCTGGCTCTTATCCCCAGTGTGCTGGCCTGCACACAGATCAGCAGCTGCCAGAATCAATATGAATCATAACCAATATTTACCCAGCATGCTGACCCATGACTCTCcctaaacacacagagaaataagACCGTGAAGAGATGCAGCTGCTGCTGAAGCAAACCCTGCACCCAGGCATTGTTGTGGCTGTTATTGTTAGCTAATGAcgtcccccaccacccaaacaaaatcggctgtttttttattctcgCTGCGAATGATTAAAAGActtttctataaaaaaaaaaaacatgtcttttaaGCAGCGACCTCCTACggtgtaaaatgtgttttctctgtCAGAAGAtaactgctttttgtttttttcctctggTAGACTTTGAGGAGCCAGAGGATCCCTCCACTcgctcctttttctctgaaatcATCTCATCCATCTCTGACGTGAAGTTCAGCCACAACGGGCGCTACCTGATGACACGGGACTACCTCACTGTCAAGGTGTGGGACCTTCAAATGGAGAACAAACCACTAGAGACATACCAGGTAAGCTTTCATCTTGCTTTTATGTGCCTGTTGGATAGTTTGAAGGCTCCAAAGAAACTCCTAAATAACGGTTAAGCCgaaatcaaatcaaaacttATTGATTTCAGACTAATCACTCAACATAATCCTGTTTCACTGTCGCCCTGCCAATCTGTAACCGTGTCATCTCGCTACAATTACCCCAGGAGAGCTTATTGAGCCGACTGTCCATAAAAAGACAGATAGTGGCGGTGCTGATGCAACCTGAAGGGCAAAACCTCCCACTGTGTGGTCACCGGGGTCAGATCCACACTGTCTGATCAGGGGAAGCCATCTTAGGGCAGGTCATGATTGATAAGGCTATCAGCTGGGCTCAAGGGATTCTCTGTCCAATTCCAGCTCTGCCTCcacctgctagctagcatcttaGCGGTTCACCAGGTTTGGAGGGATTATTGAAACTAGAGCATATGGCAGTGCATCTTAAGGTTGTTCACTGATAGGCAGTGTGACGACCTTTAGATGCTGGAAAAGTGGGATCATAAACCACCAACTActtcagacattcatgttttctcatttttttttcaggttCATGACTATTTACGTGGCAAACTTTGCTCTCTGTATGAGAATGACTGCATCTTTGACAAGTTTGAGTGTGTCTGGAATGGATCCGACAGGTACGATTTATTtcttatccatccatccatccatccatccacccacctcAATAACCCTCcactctcctctgctcctcctcagCGTAATCATGACCGGCTCCTACAACAACTTTTTCCGAATGTTTGACCGAAACACT
Proteins encoded:
- the ppp2r2ba gene encoding serine/threonine-protein phosphatase 2A 55 kDa regulatory subunit B beta isoform isoform X3, giving the protein MYVYEKGRKSYLKADIISTVEFNSSGELLATGDKGGRVVVFQREQESKSQPQRRGEYNVYSTFQSHEPEFDYLKSLEIEEKINKIKWLPQQNAAYFLLSTNDKTVKLWKISERDKRPEGYNLKDDDGRIRDPSTITSLRVPVLQPMDLMVEATARRVFSNAHTYHINSISVNSDLQTYISTDDLRVNLWNLEITDRSFNIVDIKPANMEELTEVITSAEFHPQQCHTFAYSSSKGSIRLCDMREAALCDKHCKYFEEPEDPSTRSFFSEIISSISDVKFSHNGRYLMTRDYLTVKVWDLQMENKPLETYQVHDYLRGKLCSLYENDCIFDKFECVWNGSDSVIMTGSYNNFFRMFDRNTKRDVTLEASRENSKPRAILKPRKVCVGGKRRKDEISVDSLDFSKKILHTTWHPHENIIAVAATNNLYIFQDKVN